TCGGCAGCTGCAGCAGGACGGGCGCGTCAAGGCAATCACAGCTGGGGACGCCACAATGAAAGCTCCACGGATCGCCCAACGCCAGCCAATTGTCTAGTCGGTGAGTCAGCCAGTTTTCACGAAAAGGAGAGCTACGGACTGCTGTGGCAGCACTAGAAAACAATGTGAGCCGCAATTTCCGGCAAGAAAAAAGCCGAGCACCAACCGTCTGATTCCACCTCCTCCCGTAGATGATTTCGTGTGCCTGCGGTCCGTAAGTGTAGCATCGCTGGTCAGCCAGTGCCTTTAAATCCATCGCCGATATTATATGGTTTAATTAAGAAAAAGTTGCAAGGAAAGAAAGAAACCGGCACCCATGGTCCTCCTCCGTCCTCGCACTCCTCATCCCATGTCACCGTCCACCTTGACGCCGGCCGGTGGTACACCACACCACGTGCGCCGCCCGCTCCCGCCACGCGTAGCGCCGTAGGCCACAGGGAGGGGAGCCGGCCGGCTGGGCGATGCTGTGAAAAACAGTCTGAACTGCAAAGCGCCGCGGCGATGCCGTTGGCGCGCGCGGACGCGCACCGGCCGTCGCGCTAGCCGCGCGCGCTCGCGAGCTGGCTCACGGGATTCGCGCGCTCCGCCCGCTGGCGGGTCACCGCGCAAGCGCAATCGCGCTGGGATGCACCGCGCTGGCCGCGGGGTCGATCGAGCATCGAGGGCCCCTGGCCTGCTCCCCGCCATGCGCCATGTCGCCGTCACGTACCGCTCATGGGTTTCGTGCCCGGTCCAGTTTTGCAACGCTCGCTTGCGACACGCACTATGTGACCTCAGCCACTCCATCCGGATATGGACACCCGCTTATTTCCCCACCTACCCCTTCCAAGCTCGGGTATTTTCGGACTAGTAGCTGCTACGTACTACTACCTCCTTTCAGAATTATTTATCTTGAATatgaatgtatctaaaactaaaatatatctagatacatttaTTTCTGCAACAAGTAATTCCGAACAAAGGGAGTAGTTGTCAGACAGAACCATGCTTGTCTCATCTCAAACTAAAAAAAGGCGTAGTAAAAACCATGCAAACTGGACTGATTCGAGATGGATTGATGTGCACAGTTCTGTGCACGCGAGACGTGATAACTTCAGATTTCGAGAGCAAACTTTGCCGTGAATATAGCTAGACGACGACGCTGCCAAGCTATGCATCGACCGCATATCACTTCACCCCATACTGTCATGCCGAAGCCGGCAGCACCACCCAACCTACCAACTACAGCAAGATTGTAcatactcccttcggtcctttttactctgcatataaaaattatttgaacttgaatttcataaagtttgatcatatttatatgaaaaaatatcaccatctaccatgctaaagttatacaatatgaaaatttaagtcatgacacatttactgatattgatttcatattatgaatgttggtatttttttcataaaatTGGTCAAATTTTACGAAGCTTGACTTTAGACAAattttatatgcaaactaaaaaggaccGAGGGAGTATGATATTGCCATCCGGGGCTATAAAACCGGGCCTGGACCGGGGAAGCAGGCAGGAGCCCAGTTGCCCAATTCAGCGGAATCCGAGGCCCTCTTCCGTGAGAAACACGCCGTCCCCCCATTGGCAGGCTGCTGCTGCTCCAGTGCTCCTGAAAATACACTCTACCACGTCGCCCCGCGCCAGCTCCGGCTTTGTCCAGACACCGCACGTCGACACAATCCGATCGATAGTCCAGCCAGCCATTCATCCGCTGCCGTCCTCGATCTCTGCTCTTATTAGTACGCccccaccctctccctctcccacagtCCCGCGACACCAACAGCTGCGCCAACAGCAACAGCCCAGCTAAGCCCAGCTCGCCCACCACCAGACGTACCACGTACAGAGAGCTAGCAGCACCATCCATGGCCGCCGAGGAGCCCAagaaggtggaggtggaggcggcgcCGGAGCCGGAGGCCGTCCCTGCCGCGGAGCCCGAGGCCCCCGCCAAGGACGTCACCGAGGAGAAGGCCGTCATCCCGGCGCCCGAGCCGGCCGCCGAGGAGGAGAAGCCCCCCGCCGATGACTCCAAGGCCCTCGTCGTCGTCGAGAGTGAGTCACCCGCCGCTTGCTTTCCGCTGTTTCTTGCTCCCGTTTCAGTCAAATTTGCTCTTGTTTCGGCATGGTTGAATGATGGAAAGAGGGGTGGGCGTGCTACGACTAGGATCTAGTAGGAGCGAGCAACTTTCTCCTCTGTGTTATTACTAGGAGATGAACAGTAGTGGTAGTACTAGGCTGTGGTACCCATGATCCTGGGATATTATTTGCCTTGCTTtttctttcccttcctctcctcacTTTTCCTGGCATGACATGATTATTGCTCCCGTTGTAACACCTAGCCTAGAGTATGATTAATTCGATAATTTTAGTTACGTGTTAGCTGCAATTGTTATTTGGTTTGTGGTTTGGCCACTTTGGGACGCTTTCGCCTATGTTATTCTTCCCTGAATTGCCTGCTTGCGAAATATATCAACACTTGGTTGGTGCCGCAAACAGCTCTGACAAATATCCCAAATGTTTGTCTGAATTTTTTTCCTAAGTTCTAaatgattttgttatgaaaaagcAGTGGATTCAACCATGGTGCCGCAGATTTTTTTTTTCGAACCTGAAGTGCTGCTGAGTTTTGGATGAAACAGAATAGAGAGCGTCTTAGGACAACATAGATAGGTGATGCTGGCCATGTGTAGCTTCACTGAAAATATGTCTGCCAAAATATTTTGGGTTGGAACTGAGAAAAGATAGTTATTGGAACTTTCCTGAATTCCTCACTCCCCCATATCCCTTTGTCCTCTCACTCCATCTGCTCTCCCTTCTCTCTTCCTCCCACCCTTATCCATCCCAATTTCCTTTTTTGGAGGAATCTCAGCTTCACTTTAACACCCTAGAAAGTGTCCAAAATGGTGTGCTCAGGGAAAAGGAACCAAACAGAAACAAAAGCCACATGAAGTTAGTGTTGCACTAGTAGTTGGTTTAGAACAGATAAAACCAGTAGGCGCGCACTCACTAACCGAGGAATCATGCTACAAAAAACAACTCTCATATCTTCTTTTGGTAGGAATAAAGCTATTGTATTTAAGAATGACATATTGTAGTTTGGGACAGGCAGGCAGTTGCTTTCTGTTGCTGCTCTAAGTCATCATAGATGATAGATGCACTACTATGCTATAAATGTTCACTAGTTCAGTTGCTTGCATAGTTGGAAAAGATCGTTCGGTTTTTCTGTTGCTGCTCTAAGTCATCATAGATGATAGATGCACTACCATGTCTATAGGTTGATCCCATGGAAATTCAACATATGGTGGGACCGTATTACTGTTATGAAATGGATAAACATGAAGTAAGTATACCTGTCTATGATAGTTCTTCTCTGGTTTGGCACTCAATCACAGCATGCTCCCCTACCCTCGAAAAAACCAAACACAATGCGAGTAAATAGCAAAATTGGAAGAAACTGCAGGGCTAATTAGCGACAAGCTTTTAAccatactagcaagatgcccgtgcgctgcacggaacatcaagatgcatttgtatgagtagtttatcttgtgagagaaaaggatgaacgaggaaaagccttatttgcaaatgtggataggggtgtgggtatctttttgcaaaattgccatagtttccttcctatccgtcagatataaatcggacggcctatattgtaggatggcaggcacaccatcatcaccaactctgttttttataagagtagagactagtAAGTTTGCACCTAGTAGTCCTCAGAATTATGACCATGCTGGAGTGTGAGTCAAGGATATTCATAAAACTGTGCATTGGATGCGGAAAGTTTAGTGTATGATGACATTGTTAGCCATTCCTTTATCCAGAAGGACTGTAAGTAGCTTTCTATCCTACTCTGTTTGCGTTTGTGGATGGACAAGTTCAGATAATAAGGTAAGTCCTATACAAGTCATCATCATATAAGATCTTAGTAGCGATGGACGCGATGGAAGTTAACTTCTCAAGTATGGATTACGTAATGCTCGCGACACGAGTGGGTATTAAAAATCAGTTAACATTGTGCAGACATATGCTAGCTTCTTGCTGCTTAATTACTCGCATATCAAATAATAACGCATCAACTCTGGCTCATAAGATACTTCTACATTTTCTGCTTACCAGAGGTTGCAGATGAACCTGTTGCTGAGAAACCCACAGACGAGAAGGCTGCACACGGCGGCTCAAATGACAGAGGTAATTACTGAATAATTTGACTTCTCCTCTTATCATAGAGTACAACTATGCTAACAAACTACCTGAAAACTCGCTATGCAGACCTCGCTCTTGCAAGGGTGGAAAGTGAGAAGAGGAACTCTTTAATTAAAGCATGGGAGGAGAATGAGAAGACAAAGGCTGAGAACAAGTATATTACTCCTATTCATATTCATCCATTCATAAATTAGCTAGTATGCTTTTTTAATTGTATGGTAGATTTATCACTAATCTGTTATTTTGGATGTGCATGTACATATCTCAAAGGGGCCCTTTAGCCACTTTAATGGTTTCAACTAGGAAACAGAACCTATATAAAGCTTCATCTTAGTAATATGTCTAGTCTTACTCCTAGATACTGAGGATATGTCAACCTGTCTAATTCAAACAATAACAAGAACACCTACAGCGCAACTACCAACAGATATCATGAAAGAAGCTATGTCAttttgaagaaaatgaagaagttgtATACTTATAAGTAAACTATGTTGTTTATGTTGTTGAATACATTCATTAATATAAAATTTTCGCATCAATGTCACAGGGCTACTAAAAAGGTATCCGCTATTCTCTCATGGGAGAACACCAAGAAAGCAAACATAGAAGCTCAACTGAAGAAGATTGAGGTACTTTCATCGTTACCATTCTTTGCATATTATTACATCAAAGGATGAAAC
The window above is part of the Triticum aestivum cultivar Chinese Spring chromosome 2A, IWGSC CS RefSeq v2.1, whole genome shotgun sequence genome. Proteins encoded here:
- the LOC123189787 gene encoding remorin, with amino-acid sequence MAAEEPKKVEVEAAPEPEAVPAAEPEAPAKDVTEEKAVIPAPEPAAEEEKPPADDSKALVVVEKVADEPVAEKPTDEKAAHGGSNDRDLALARVESEKRNSLIKAWEENEKTKAENKATKKVSAILSWENTKKANIEAQLKKIEEQLEKKKAEYAEKMKNKAAMIHKEAEEKRAMVEAKKGEELLKAEEMAAKYRATGNSPKKVMGCFGA